The Lathyrus oleraceus cultivar Zhongwan6 chromosome 5, CAAS_Psat_ZW6_1.0, whole genome shotgun sequence genome includes the window gatgaatcaAGAACAACACCTTGTtatctttcttcttctcttctcTATGTGTTATTTGCTACACTTCAGCAACATTAGCTTGGAGAGGAGTAACATCATTCTTGGTCACCTCAAGAACATCTTGGTAGCCAAACAACATCTTCATTTGCTTGCACCACTTGTCGTAGTTCTTCGATCAAGAATAGATAAATTTGCAGGGATTGTTTAATTTGAAACTGAATTCATGTTGCACACAAGGTGTTTGTGGATCTGAACCAGGatcttgatgccaaatgttagAACAACCAAACACAAAGTTGGTGAAACTTGGAATGGGTAAATTTGGATGTGGAGAGTGAAAGaggagaatatatatatatatatatatatatatatatatatatatatatatatatatatatatatatatagagagagagagagagagagagaggtgaGAATGAATAGTTTCATTAAATAGGATGAGAGTGCATCCTACACACTTATATACAAGTTACACAATAATTGGAATGTGATTTGACAAAGTACAAtaacagaaaaaacaaaaactCGAGGTTGTAACCGGTTACGCAAAAACAGGTAACTAGTTACACTTGACACtgaaattaaaacaaattaattCAGCTTCAGTGGTAATTGATTACACCATTTCTTATAACCGGTTACTCTTGCGAAAACTTCAATTCTCTACTACTAAAATATCTATCAACTTCAGCTGTAACCGATTACACACCTATGATAACATGTTAGAGCACATGAAATACTTCACAACCTTAAACGTATGTCACAATAAACCTAGGTTTAATTGTTCTTTTGGTTACTTTGTACGAGTCTTGGTTGAGGTAGATATCTCAAACTTAGTTATAAATTACTTGTAGAAAGAACACGACTTTCTTTTTCGTTGACCTAGACTATAAAAATATGCATGAAGTTTTACAATCACTTAAAGTGTATTAAACACAATATAAGCACCTACAAGAAAGTGAAGGTTTTCCCTTTTACCTGAAGAACAATAAGAACTAATAAAAGGAACTATTCAAAGTCCTAAAAATATCTTTGTGCAAGTACTCAAGTTTATAGTGATCAAAACTCCAATAGTTCCGATTTTGTAGATGCTACCAATAGGAAGTGAAAAGTGGGAAAGTTGTTTGAAATGCAAGGAGTCTAGGTATTTCCCAAATTTGCAATTAAAAATCATATTGAGAAATATAAACACGAGTTATGCTTGATAGTTGGCCCTTAGATGAATGTGAACTCTCTTTCTAAACTTTGACTTGATAGACTTAATATATGTTTGGTTCAATGGTGGTCAAAATTGACTCAGATTGATTTGATTCTGTgtgaattaatttaaattaaagTGAGATGAATGTGATGTAATTTATACTTGAATACTTATATGTAAAACTTTTACTCAATTCTTGATGTTTGGATAGTTTCGGCCAACTAAAAGTTTGTTTTTACTATTTACATTGTCCTGAACCAAAACAAATATAAACCATATGTttcaaacaaaaatttaaaaatacttatATTTGGATTATTGAATTTTTATGTTTGGATTTTAGAATTTCAACATATcaattttatcaatttttttataaaatttgTAAAAAGTAATAAAATTTGATAGTTTTActtatttatattttaattaaagAACAAAATATTAATTCAAATAAGACTAAGGGGGTGTGGGGTGCAGTTAATGGGTGCTAGATGAAATTTCAAAAATTGAGGATGCCAATAATAGCCCATTTATTTTTTAAGTTTACGGCCCAAGAAGCCCAGTCTATATAACGCAAGCATTGAATTCACTAAAGAAAATGCAATGCAATATTGCAATGGATATTCATAATCTCAAACATTAATTTTCATAGTACCAAAAACCATTTTCATTGCTAGGAAACCATTTCTACCATATTGAACAACAAAGATAAACTAAAGAAAGAAAAAAAGTAACTCAGAAAAAAAAACAAGGAAAATGGGCACTATACAACGTATTAGAAATTGAAACTTGAAATTTACTAAAAATTCATCCTATGGAACAGGATAGGACTTGTTATGACACATGCATTTGTAAGCCATTGGACATGATTCAGCCTCTGCAAGTGATGCACAAACTAAGCTCACCATCACCAATTTGCACGGCGAACACGATCCGCATGCATGCGAACAATCGGGTAACCGTGATCCGGCTACTTCCATCGGCCGCCGCATATTTGCCACTTCATGATATGAATGTCCATGTCCTATTAAATTATCATGAAAAGTAACACAAACATGAAAATCAACACAAACATTTGacacattaaaaaaaaaaattggagACTTACGTGAATTTGAGTGGCTTATGTGCCTTGAAGAGGTGATGATTGGAACATAAAGTAAAAGAAGGAAAAATGCAACAGCATAGACCAATGACCTCTTCATTATGAATAATTTTGCTTGCGGATTCAAAGTGTTGTTTTATGAGATGTTGTTTTTGGTACATGGTGAATATTGTGAAGAAACCAAAAATATATATAGGTAGGAAAGAAAGCATTGAATTGAATCAGTTCACAGGCAAAAGGAGAGTGTGATAAGGGGTTGTCACATGAAAGAGGGTGCGAATGAGGATTACAGACACTTAGATCACAAGATTGTTTAAGCTTTTGTTGTTTGAAGGAAAGAAGAAAAAACAGTAAGAATTTAAAACGAGAGAGTTAAAAGTGTTTCTTTTACGTgattgcttgcttgcttggtcAAGCACAAGTATATGTTAGGTAGCATAAATGCAGCAACAATTTTGCACTTACATTTTGTGTGCTATTACAATTTTTACAATTTAATGTGCTATTCAGTTCACATAATAAATTGAGCAACCGAGAGTTTGAAATGTGACTGCCATCAATACCTTCTCATCCCTCATATTTATAGGCCTAGGTAACATTTTTGTACATAGGCTTTCGATACCTAGGCATACTTTTTTAACACTTGATAAAAAGAAAACATCCTTAAAATGTTAAATAAGTAAACATTCATCCACAACCTAACAAGTCAAGTCAGGACACTATCCTTTTTCTCAAAACCTTAAGCTATTGAGTATATCGCCACCTTTCTAATATATTTAACATTTCTTGAATTCAACGCAAACAATTAAATATTTCAACCTTTTTTAAAAATTAGTTTCTGATCCCTTCATTTTTATTCTTTAAAGAAAAGTTTACTCATCCTTTTTCAAGATTACTTTTGTTTTCATTGGTGTTATAGATGTATTATTGTATATATTAATGTTTCGTGACAATTTCTTACTTCGACCACTTATTCAATTGAAATAATATaggtgcattttaattttttttaaattacatATTCTCACGGTTCAACTAAACAACCTTTGTGATATATGAAAGAGTGTCACGCTTCGAATCCAATCACCGACaactttatttttcttttattacAAAAAGGGTGTGTTCTTttcatttctattttaaaataaaaattaaacatATTTTTTACCAAACTTCATATTAACAACCGTAGTTAAATATCAAGACAATTCATCACGATTCCTCTTATCAGCCGTGATGAAATATTTTACCTATATAAATTTACTTAAGTTACTTCCGAACACGCTGCGCTCAAAGTGAAACACAAACTTC containing:
- the LOC127083414 gene encoding protein EPIDERMAL PATTERNING FACTOR 1, with translation MKRSLVYAVAFFLLLLYVPIITSSRHISHSNSRHGHSYHEVANMRRPMEVAGSRLPDCSHACGSCSPCKLVMVSLVCASLAEAESCPMAYKCMCHNKSYPVP